The genomic DNA gggagaaTCAGACCAGTTCTCCCCCCCGCCAACCTCACCCCTGGCTGGGTGCAATTAGAAGCGAGTCCAGAGCTGGAAAACAAGGCCAGGCGCTGCTGAACGGTAGCCGTGAGTTGATGCACCGCTGTGGATAATAACGCCCGTCTCCGTAGGGTGAGCGCTGTTAAAACCAGCCTGGCAGCAGTCAGGTTGCAAGCTGAAGTAGACACAAGGTGCATCGCAACAGACCAGCCTTCTGATGCTGAAAGGCAAACGTTATAAACGGGAGCAAGGACAAGGTACAGTGCCTGGCGCTTCTGGATACAAACGTGGCTTGTTACTGCTTTCAGTAGGTGACATGGACCAGAAGAATCTGTAGTCAGTGGAAGTGTTAAAGCATTCGGAACTCTTGTGACTTTATCACAAGTCTCTTGCTATTTGGTGTTTTGCTAAAAATCCCCACCTCCCGGAGTCATGTTATTTCGTGAGAGTCATAGAGATGTCAGGCAGGAAGGGGCCTTGTGAGTTCATAAGAATAGAAGAACGAACGGCCATACTggacaccaatggtccatctagcccagtagcctgtcttccgacagtggccaatgccaggtgcttcagagagaatgaacagaacagggcaaacaTCCAGTGACCCAACCCCTATTGTCCAGTCCCGGGTCCTGGCAGTCAGCGGTttaggggcacccagagcatggggttgtgtccctgaccatcctggctaatagccattgatggacctgtcctacaggaacttacctagttctcttttgaaccccaCTATAGTTTtgactttcacaacatcctctggcaaggagttccacaggttgactgtgtgttgggtgaagaagaacgttcttttatttgtttttaacctgcttcctgttaatttcatttggtgacacttccttatctactttctccaaaccagtcatgattttatagacctccatcgtatccccccttagccgtctcttttccaagctgaaaagtcccagtcttattaatctctcctcacacggaagccattccatacccctaatcttttttttcccctttctgtacctttcccagttacaatatatcttttttgagctggggtgaccatatctgcgcccagtattcaagctgtgggggtaccatggatttatatagaggtaacaTATAGATgcaagcactggaatgggttccctagggaggtggtggaatctccttccttagaggtttttaaggcctggcttgacagagccctggctgggatgatttagttggggattggtcctgctttgagcaggggggtggacttgaggtctcttccaatcctgatattctatgattctatgaacatgatattttctgtccctttcttaatgagacccaacgttctgtttgcttttttgactgccgctgcacattgagtggatgttgaCAGATGGGGAGGGGTTCATCCCTCCCCACTCTCCAGTCCCCCAGCGTTTAGCGTTTCAGCACTGCCGAGAAGTTTCCCATTCATCATGGCCGACCGATCCCCACCGCTGGCGTCCTCCGGCTGCGTCAGCTCTGCCAGCTCCTGCATCTCCTGCATGGGGCCTGAGTCGCTAGCCTGCTGGAATGGGGCGGCTCTGGCAGGGAAGTCACGACGGCTGCAGAACAAGTGCATGTAGCGAGCAATATTCTTTATCTGCCATATCAGCAGCGCCACCACCATCATTGCCCCCACCACCGGCACCACCACCTCCGCAATACGGTTGGACCAAGATCCGGGCTCTGCAACCGACAACAGGAATTGCGGCATTAGCGGGAGAATTGGTCAAACCCAGCCTCTCCACCGCGCTCAGCGTTTCACCCCGGTGCCCGCAAAAGGGATTTTCTGATTCAAGACACTCCACAGTCCCCAGCTAATCATGGGTTTGCTGATTTCCCTGGGGCTCCGAGGTGCTACCGTAACATACCTAATCgataatgtacagcacctagcgctgTGAGgtgctgggccatgactggggctgtTCAGCACCATACACTTTAGATTAAGGTTCACTTGATAGCTGGTTTATAAGGCGTTCAAACATGGTGAATATACGGTCTCAGCTTGCTAAAGACACGGGTAACGAGTGTGCTTGTCTACATAGGGCCTCTCAGGAAATATAATCTGACTTTTAAAGTGAATTAGTTAAACagcattaaacccctgtgtggacgcTCTCCTTCAAGATTAAAGCAGCCTGAATTCaatttagcttaattcacttccaaagtgaatcAAATTCAGGCCACTTCAATTctaaataagagtgtccacacagggggaTCAATGTAGTTTAgcaaatccactttaaattcagggcgagtctatactacaaaattaaCTCGACCTAAGTTACGTCGACGTACAGCCAGGGCAGTAATTAAatcgcttttgcatgtccacactgcgcTCCTTGTGTCAGCGGCGCGCGTCCTCACCCTGCCAGCGTGGGGCACGGTGGGACAgcatctgaaaggcagcaacaggcgATGTCATTAGCGCCCTGGCATCGATCTGACTGCATCCACCCAAGCTCTAGGCCTCGCGCGGAGCTGGAGTTATTCTGTCGGTTCAGCGGGTGAGttccatggctgggagctgccttTCAATGTAGACACTGACAGAGTGAGggtgacgtaagctgccttatgtccgCCTAACGCTGTAGCGCAGACCAGAGCCTGCACTTTGACAtgattcagattaattttcctgagcggccctgtgtagacaaaccctgcagccaccattCAACCCTTCCTAAATGACTTCTACGTGGACTCTCAATACAAAGTGTCACCCAAGAAATCAAGTCACAGATGGGCACGgacgtggggctgggagccaagcgGTCAGTGCCCGGAGGCTCTGCCCCACGCACTCTGCTCCATCGGCCAGTTAGGAGCTGGGCAGGACAATCTGCCGGAGAGCCGGGCAGCAGCCAGAATTAGCTGGCGATCCCAGCAGTTCGGCAGCCCATTCCCAGCCCAGTTACTCACCCGCAGCTGCCGTCCCAACGCTGACCAGAGCCACCTGGGAAGCCGGAACTGAGGTTGGCACTGAGGTTGGCGCGGGCTCTGGAATGAGACAATGCAGAGGCGGTTGCAGCGAGCGGATGCAGAGTCCCAGCAGGTCAGAGCGGAGGGGTCCCATCCCCTCCAACCCCTTAAAATCTGCCCCCCAAATGCCACTGCGCAGAGTCAGCGCAGGGTCGGGCCCAGAGGGACCTCGAGGGAGCATCTGACCCAGCCCCCGGCGCTGAGCCCGGACCAGTTACCTTAGATCAGCCCTGGCagggggtttgtccaacctgtccttaaaaacctccaataacgGGGATTCgccaacctcccttggaagt from Mauremys mutica isolate MM-2020 ecotype Southern chromosome 15, ASM2049712v1, whole genome shotgun sequence includes the following:
- the LOC123349741 gene encoding uncharacterized protein LOC123349741; the encoded protein is MSVPESGEAQQPLNLSEHFAQLSWYDALAGTWAPIAVIRPGKSNPLHSSFAGHISVSNRWFTVVNAGKAIAGVYKIESEMKKSKCLVFIRLIVTEPAPTSVPTSVPASQVALVSVGTAAAEPGSWSNRIAEVVVPVVGAMMVVALLIWQIKNIARYMHLFCSRRDFPARAAPFQQASDSGPMQEMQELAELTQPEDASGGDRSAMMNGKLLGSAETLNAGGLESGEG